A region of Streptomyces halobius DNA encodes the following proteins:
- a CDS encoding MBL fold metallo-hydrolase, with the protein MKLTVVGCSGSFPSTESACSSYLLEADGFRLLIDMGNGALGELQRHCGLYDLDAVLLSHLHADHCIDLCGYFVVRYYPPDGGRRGPVPVYGPAGTERRLTFAHADLPYDGAMSEVFDFRTLTPGTLTIGPFTIRTELVSHPVEAYGFRIEHGGRSLTYSGDTGPCEALDSLAADTDLFLCEASFTHGKEDIPDLHLNGREAGEHARRAGAGRLVLTHIPPWTDPDISLRDAQKVYDGPVEVAKAGASYEI; encoded by the coding sequence ATGAAGCTCACTGTCGTCGGATGCTCCGGGTCATTCCCTTCCACGGAATCGGCCTGTTCGAGCTACCTCCTGGAGGCCGACGGCTTCAGGCTGCTCATCGATATGGGCAACGGCGCCCTCGGCGAGCTGCAGCGCCACTGCGGTCTCTACGACCTGGACGCCGTCCTCCTCTCGCATCTGCACGCCGATCACTGCATCGACCTGTGCGGCTACTTCGTGGTGCGCTACTACCCGCCGGACGGCGGCCGCCGCGGGCCGGTTCCGGTCTACGGGCCGGCCGGCACCGAGCGCCGGCTGACCTTCGCGCACGCGGATCTGCCGTACGACGGGGCGATGAGCGAGGTCTTCGACTTCCGCACGCTGACGCCCGGCACCCTCACCATCGGGCCGTTCACCATCCGTACCGAGCTGGTGAGCCACCCGGTGGAGGCGTACGGCTTCCGCATCGAGCACGGCGGCCGCTCCCTGACGTACTCCGGCGACACCGGCCCCTGTGAGGCGCTGGACAGCCTCGCCGCGGACACCGACCTCTTCCTGTGCGAGGCGTCCTTCACCCACGGCAAGGAGGACATCCCGGACCTGCACCTCAACGGCCGGGAGGCCGGCGAACACGCCCGCCGGGCCGGCGCGGGCCGCCTGGTGCTGACCCACATCCCGCCGTGGACCGACCCGGACATCAGCCTCCGGGACGCCCAGAAGGTGTACGACGGGCCGGTCGAGGTCGCCAAGGCGGGGGCGTCGTACGAGATCTGA
- a CDS encoding MoaD/ThiS family protein, with amino-acid sequence MAIEVRIPTILRTYTDGQKSVEGSGETLADLFTDLESRHAGIRERLVDGEQLRRFVNVYLNDEDVRFLEGISTKLADGDNVTILPAVAGGAAGAQPRPAGMAVGRRAGV; translated from the coding sequence ATGGCCATCGAGGTCCGAATCCCGACCATCCTGCGCACCTACACCGACGGCCAGAAGTCCGTCGAGGGCAGCGGCGAGACCCTCGCCGACCTCTTCACCGACCTGGAGAGCCGCCACGCCGGCATCCGCGAGCGCCTCGTCGACGGTGAGCAGCTGCGCCGCTTCGTGAACGTCTACCTCAACGACGAGGACGTGCGCTTCCTGGAAGGCATCTCCACCAAGCTCGCCGACGGCGACAACGTCACGATCCTGCCCGCCGTCGCGGGGGGTGCTGCCGGGGCGCAGCCCCGTCCTGCCGGGATGGCGGTCGGGCGACGGGCGGGCGTCTGA
- a CDS encoding PTS transporter subunit EIIC — MSSATAATKAAPAKKRGSGLFQGLQKIGRSLQLPIAVLPAAGILNRLGQPDVFGKDGLGWIDVSKVFAAAGGAVFDNLPLLFCIGVAIGFAKKADGSTALAALVGFLVYSNVLKAFPVKEGHIEDGEWVEPVVNNPGVLGGIIMGLLAAVLWQRYHRKRLVDWLGFFNGRRLVPIIMAFVGTGVGVLFLLIWEPIGDGISSFGEWMTGLGAGGAGLFGLINRALLPIGMHQFVNTVSWFQLGEFTDAAGKVAHGDIGRFFAGDPSAGQFMSGFFPIMMFGLPAAALAIAHCARPERRKAVLGMMISLALTSFVCGITEPIEFAFMFIAPVLYAIHAVLTAVSMAVTWALGVHDGFTFSAGFIDYALNWSLATKPWMIIPIGLAFAVVYYLLFRFAITKFNLPTPGREPEEEVEDLTKA, encoded by the coding sequence ATGAGTTCGGCCACTGCCGCCACCAAAGCGGCCCCCGCGAAGAAGCGGGGCTCCGGCCTGTTCCAGGGCCTGCAGAAGATCGGCCGCAGCCTCCAGCTGCCGATCGCCGTCCTGCCCGCCGCGGGCATCCTCAACCGGCTCGGCCAGCCCGATGTGTTCGGCAAGGACGGGCTGGGCTGGATCGATGTCAGCAAGGTCTTCGCCGCGGCCGGTGGCGCGGTCTTCGACAACCTGCCGCTGCTGTTCTGCATCGGCGTCGCCATCGGCTTCGCCAAGAAGGCCGACGGCTCCACGGCGCTCGCCGCCCTCGTCGGCTTCCTGGTCTACAGCAATGTGCTCAAGGCGTTCCCCGTCAAGGAAGGCCACATCGAGGACGGCGAGTGGGTCGAGCCGGTCGTCAACAATCCCGGTGTCCTCGGCGGCATCATCATGGGCCTGCTGGCCGCGGTCCTGTGGCAGCGCTACCACCGCAAGAGGCTGGTGGACTGGCTGGGCTTCTTCAACGGCCGCCGGCTCGTCCCCATCATCATGGCCTTCGTCGGCACCGGAGTCGGCGTGCTCTTCCTACTGATCTGGGAGCCCATCGGTGACGGCATCTCCAGCTTCGGCGAGTGGATGACCGGTCTCGGCGCGGGCGGTGCCGGCCTCTTCGGCCTGATCAACCGCGCGCTGCTGCCGATCGGTATGCACCAGTTCGTCAACACCGTCTCCTGGTTCCAGCTGGGTGAGTTCACCGACGCCGCGGGCAAGGTCGCGCACGGCGACATCGGCCGCTTCTTCGCCGGCGACCCGTCCGCCGGGCAGTTCATGTCCGGTTTCTTCCCGATCATGATGTTCGGCCTGCCGGCCGCGGCGCTCGCCATCGCGCACTGCGCCCGCCCCGAGCGCCGCAAGGCCGTCCTGGGCATGATGATCTCGCTCGCCCTGACCTCGTTCGTCTGCGGTATCACCGAGCCGATCGAGTTCGCGTTCATGTTCATCGCGCCGGTGCTGTACGCGATCCATGCGGTGCTGACCGCCGTCTCGATGGCCGTCACCTGGGCCCTGGGCGTGCACGACGGCTTCACGTTCTCGGCGGGCTTCATCGACTACGCGCTGAACTGGAGCCTGGCCACCAAGCCCTGGATGATCATCCCGATCGGCCTGGCCTTCGCGGTGGTCTACTACCTGCTCTTCCGCTTCGCGATCACCAAGTTCAATCTGCCCACCCCGGGCCGTGAGCCCGAGGAAGAGGTCGAGGACCTGACGAAGGCGTAG
- a CDS encoding PLP-dependent cysteine synthase family protein: MRYDSPLAAVGNTPLVRLPRLSPSDDVRIWAKLEDRNPTGSVKDRPALHMIEQAEKDGRLTPGCTILEPTSGNTGISLAMAAKLKGYRIVCVMPENTSSERRELLAMWGAEIISSPAAGGSNTAVRVAKDLAAEHPDWVMLYQYGNPDNAGAHYATTGPEILADIPSVTHFVAGLGTTGTLMGVGRYLREHVPGVQIVAAEPRYDDVVYGLRNLDEGFIPELYDESVLTTRFSVGSEDAVRRTRELLAEEGIFAGISTGAALHAAIGVGRKAVRAGQSADIVFVVADGGWKYLSTGVYTAPSTEAAIETLNGQLWA; encoded by the coding sequence GTGCGGTACGACTCCCCGCTGGCGGCGGTCGGGAACACCCCTCTCGTCCGCCTCCCGCGCCTGTCACCCTCCGACGACGTCCGCATCTGGGCGAAGCTGGAGGACCGCAACCCCACGGGCTCGGTCAAGGACCGGCCCGCGCTCCACATGATCGAGCAGGCGGAGAAGGACGGCCGGCTCACCCCCGGCTGCACCATCCTCGAACCCACCAGCGGCAACACCGGCATCTCGCTCGCCATGGCGGCCAAGCTCAAGGGCTACCGCATCGTCTGCGTCATGCCGGAGAACACCTCGTCCGAACGGCGTGAACTCCTCGCGATGTGGGGCGCGGAGATCATCTCCTCACCCGCCGCCGGCGGCTCCAACACCGCCGTACGGGTCGCCAAGGACCTCGCCGCCGAACACCCCGACTGGGTGATGCTCTACCAGTACGGCAACCCGGACAACGCCGGTGCGCACTACGCCACCACCGGCCCCGAGATCCTCGCCGACATCCCCTCCGTCACCCACTTCGTGGCCGGCCTCGGCACCACGGGCACGCTGATGGGCGTCGGCCGCTATCTGCGCGAGCACGTCCCGGGCGTCCAGATCGTCGCCGCCGAACCGCGTTACGACGACGTCGTCTACGGCCTGCGCAACCTCGACGAGGGCTTCATCCCCGAGCTCTACGACGAGTCCGTGCTCACCACCCGCTTCTCGGTCGGTTCCGAGGACGCGGTCCGCCGCACCCGCGAACTCCTCGCCGAGGAAGGCATCTTCGCGGGCATCTCCACCGGCGCCGCCCTGCACGCGGCGATCGGCGTCGGCAGGAAGGCGGTCCGCGCCGGGCAGAGCGCCGACATCGTCTTCGTCGTCGCCGACGGCGGCTGGAAGTACCTCTCCACCGGCGTCTACACCGCACCGTCCACCGAAGCGGCCATCGAGACCCTGAACGGGCAGCTCTGGGCCTGA